The following proteins are encoded in a genomic region of Acidobacteriota bacterium:
- the recG gene encoding ATP-dependent DNA helicase RecG — MKLSLQTPIMELDKLGVGKLSSAAAKKLAVALAGVSSKTDVTEVTVEDLLNYFPTRYEDRSNFLQIDQLEDGMDAAVEIYVRNADGKQVGRNRDPRKPPLFIFEITGGDAGRQMKPVKVKWFISGRNAEDIVNWYRDRFPRGTRLVAYGMWEEDDRGIFSLKVTKPDEIEILPPNADDPGLFALRSPVSEPGAIATASTVGNDDLTDDEENTSDPSLATIHTGKVPIYRKLGPFQTKRLREIVHSVMAALDLGSIPDLLPADLLERNELITRGRAIAELHFPPEGTSIADYEMFRSPAQHRLIFDEFFWLSFSMQLLRGERQKEPKGTVIEISDSTKERLKQFLPFTLTNAQKKVIGEIFSDLRSDAPMNRLIQGDVGSGKTIVAFLAIYAAMENGYQAALMAPTEILADQHARNAKRLFEGTGYRVELLIGSTKAPEKRKIHEALANGEIDLIIGTHAIIQDAVKFAKLGLAVIDEQHRFGVMQRAQLKAGGHNPDILVMTATPIPRSLAMTVYGDLDVSIIDEMPPGRTPVKTVVVGEDKRQGVYHGIEREIKLGRQVYVVYPLIEESEKSDLKAATVMYNDIRTNHFPQYTVGLLHGKMKPAEKEEIMKEFVAGRLDILVSTTVIEVGVDVPNASLMVIEHAERFGLSQLHQLRGRVGRGADQSYCVLLADYKQTAVAKERLRIMEQTSDGFKIAEKDLELRGQGEILGTRQSGIQNFKLGNIVRDLDILINARSEAEDYLTNRRLSPETSAMVKIARSDKNVRFGSIG, encoded by the coding sequence ATGAAATTGAGCCTGCAAACCCCGATCATGGAGCTCGACAAACTTGGTGTCGGTAAACTCTCGTCGGCAGCGGCCAAGAAATTAGCGGTTGCCCTCGCCGGAGTTTCCTCAAAGACCGACGTAACGGAAGTAACGGTTGAAGACCTTCTCAACTATTTCCCAACGCGATACGAAGACCGCTCCAATTTTCTACAGATAGACCAACTCGAAGACGGAATGGACGCCGCTGTAGAGATATACGTGCGCAATGCCGATGGGAAACAGGTCGGCCGAAACCGTGACCCGCGAAAACCGCCGCTTTTCATCTTCGAAATAACAGGCGGCGATGCCGGACGGCAAATGAAACCGGTCAAAGTAAAGTGGTTCATCTCCGGCCGGAACGCCGAAGACATTGTCAACTGGTACCGCGACCGCTTTCCTCGCGGAACCCGCCTTGTCGCCTACGGCATGTGGGAAGAGGACGACCGAGGCATATTCTCGCTGAAAGTCACAAAACCTGACGAGATCGAGATCCTGCCTCCAAATGCCGACGATCCTGGGCTGTTCGCTTTGCGATCGCCAGTGTCAGAACCGGGAGCGATAGCGACTGCGTCAACTGTCGGGAATGATGACTTGACCGACGACGAAGAAAACACGTCCGACCCATCGCTCGCCACTATTCATACCGGAAAAGTCCCGATCTATCGCAAACTCGGCCCTTTTCAGACAAAACGCCTTCGTGAGATCGTGCACAGCGTCATGGCGGCCCTCGATTTAGGCTCGATACCGGACTTATTGCCCGCAGACCTGCTCGAACGCAACGAGCTGATCACACGCGGCCGGGCGATCGCCGAATTGCACTTTCCGCCCGAGGGAACTTCGATCGCCGATTACGAAATGTTTCGCAGCCCCGCGCAGCATCGGTTGATTTTCGACGAGTTCTTCTGGCTCTCGTTCTCAATGCAGTTGCTCCGCGGCGAACGGCAAAAAGAACCCAAAGGAACGGTCATCGAGATCAGCGACTCGACCAAAGAACGCCTCAAACAATTTCTACCATTCACGCTCACAAATGCCCAGAAAAAGGTCATCGGCGAGATCTTTTCAGATCTAAGGTCCGATGCTCCGATGAACCGTCTCATCCAGGGCGATGTCGGCAGCGGCAAGACTATCGTCGCCTTTCTCGCGATCTATGCCGCAATGGAAAATGGCTATCAGGCCGCCTTAATGGCACCGACCGAGATCCTCGCCGACCAGCACGCACGCAACGCCAAAAGGCTGTTCGAAGGCACCGGCTATCGTGTCGAACTCCTCATCGGCAGCACCAAAGCCCCCGAAAAACGAAAGATCCATGAGGCTCTCGCAAACGGCGAGATCGACCTCATCATCGGTACGCATGCGATCATTCAGGACGCCGTCAAATTCGCCAAACTCGGCCTCGCCGTCATCGACGAACAGCACCGCTTCGGCGTAATGCAGCGTGCTCAATTAAAAGCGGGAGGCCACAATCCCGACATTCTCGTCATGACCGCGACCCCGATTCCCAGAAGTTTAGCGATGACCGTTTACGGTGATCTCGACGTTTCGATAATCGACGAAATGCCGCCGGGCCGAACGCCCGTTAAAACCGTTGTCGTCGGCGAAGACAAACGCCAGGGCGTCTATCACGGCATCGAACGCGAGATAAAACTCGGCCGTCAGGTCTATGTCGTCTATCCGCTGATCGAGGAATCCGAAAAATCCGACCTCAAAGCCGCGACCGTCATGTACAACGACATTCGCACAAACCATTTCCCGCAATACACCGTCGGCCTGCTTCACGGCAAAATGAAACCGGCGGAAAAGGAAGAGATCATGAAAGAGTTTGTCGCCGGACGTCTTGACATCCTTGTCTCGACGACCGTCATTGAGGTCGGCGTGGATGTGCCTAACGCGTCGCTGATGGTCATCGAACACGCCGAGCGTTTCGGCCTGTCGCAATTGCATCAGCTTCGCGGTCGTGTCGGACGCGGTGCCGATCAGAGCTATTGCGTCCTGCTCGCCGATTATAAACAGACCGCCGTCGCCAAAGAACGACTCAGAATAATGGAACAGACCTCCGATGGATTTAAGATCGCCGAAAAGGACCTCGAACTTCGCGGTCAGGGCGAGATCCTCGGCACACGCCAATCGGGCATTCAGAATTTTAAACTAGGCAATATAGTTCGCGACCTCGACATCTTGATCAACGCACGCAGCGAAGCTGAAGATTATCTCACCAACCGCCGCCTCTCGCCCGAAACATCGGCGATGGTAAAGATCGCACGTTCCGACAAAAATGTGAGGTTCGGCAGCATTGGCTGA